The genomic window CCGGAGCCCATCCTGAACCGAATCCTACAGGATCACTTTCATTATAATAAGAGCTGGATTGAGTATGGTCTGCATAAAGCATACATTCTGTATTTCTATCTTTAGAGCCTTCGTTTACATCGTAGAATGTAGGTTGAAGTGCATATTGACCCGGATTTGTAATTCCTGCCATTGCTATATCATATGCCTGCTGAAAATACCATTGAGCATTATGTCCGTCCGGATCCGTTCTGGCAGCATCAGGGTATGTAGGAATATTATTCGGGTTTTGAAGCCACCAGCCGTAAGTAAGATATGCTTTCGCCAAAAATAATCTTGCTACATTTTTAGTAACTCCTCCTGTAATCCTCGGGTTTGCAGGTAAGTTATCAACCGCTTTCTTCAGATCAGGAAAAACAGCCTTCGTATATACTTCAGGTACTGTATTTCTTGCAGAAGTTGTTACTGGAGTAATGTTGAATTTTAATTCTCCTGAGCCTAAATCCAATGGTACCCCTCCATAAGTCTGTACCAGCATGAAATAATCAAATGCTCTAAAGAATCGGGCTTCAGAAATCAAGGATTCCGGAACTGAAAAGCCAGGGCCTTTTTCAATAATTCCATTTGCCGTATTGATATTCGGGAAAGCGGCACTCCATACCATACTGGTAGGAAAAGTATTGGAATTTACATTTCCATTACCGGACATATCAAGTTCTCTGAAATTTCCGTCAGCACTCTGTGCAAAGGTAGATTCATCCGTCCCGTTCTGACAGTTACTCATAAAGTATCCGTTTCCGTATAATAATCTTAGATGTCTGTATAATGAAGGTATACTCTGGTTAATTCCGTCAGCAGAACTGAAGTAATCAACAGTGTAGATTGATCTAGGCTGTTCATCCAGGATTTCATTACATCCTGTAAATGTTAATGATAAAAAGATTGCTCCTAATACCAACTTTTTGTTCAAATGTATCATGATGCAAAATATTAAAAAGTTAAGTTAAGTCCCATTAAGTAATTTCTTGTAGATGGGTTATTGGTACCAATAACCAACTGACGCGGCTGATAGCCGTTAACAGCCTGATTCTGATCTCCCGTAGAGTTTGGTTCTGGATCCATTCCTGAGAATTTGTGATACGGAGAGAACAACACTACCGGGTTTGTTACGGTAAAATAAATTCTCAGGGCACTTATTTTCAGATCGTCCAACAGGTTTTTGTTGAAATTATATCCAAGAGTGATGGTTCTTAATTTCACGTACGAAGCATCAAACATGGCTAATGTAGAAGAATATTTAGGATTATCTCCGCTTAAATGTCTACCAGGACGTGGGAAATAAGCATCAGTATTATCTTCTGTCCAGTAATCTACATCTACGTTATTCCCTCTACCGGTTAATCTGTTAAGATAACTTGCAGATCCATATAATGTACTTACAAGAATTCCTCCGTGCTGAAAAGCTCCTACTGTACTCAGGTCGAAATTTTTATAAGAAAATCTCATATTAAAACCACCTTGATATTTAGGCGCTGTATTGAATACCTGCATATCATCAGGACCGATAGCTCTCATAGGAGTTCCATCTGGATTATATCCTCCGGTATATAAAACTTTAATCGAACCTACTACATCTGCTGCAGATCCTGGCTCTAAGATACTTTGGTAAGCATCACCTGCCTGCCATAAACCAATATATTTATAATCATATAAAGCATTGATGTTGTATCCAACGAACCAAAGGTTATTCAAATCACGAGTTGCCCCTGAAGCAAGTGATAAAATTCTGTTTTTGTTGGTATAAAAGTTAACCCCAGCTTCCCAAGAGAATCCTTCAGGATTATTTACAATGATACCGTTTAATGAAAATTCAACCCCTTTATTTTCTGTTTCAGCAACATTTTCAAGAACATTTGATAAACCGGAAGATATTGGTAAATTCTTTCTTGTTAAAAGGTCAAAAGTATGGGTTTTATAATATTCTACGCTACCTGTAAGCCTATTATTAAACAATCCAAAGTCTACCCCATAGTTTTGTGTTTTAGAATATTCCCAGCCCAATGATGCATTTGGCGCCTGCGATACATATACACCTGTTGTATTGGTATTTCCGAAATTGTAAGGCGTTACGGTTAATCTTCCTAAGGTAGAATATTCAGGTACTGCCTGATTTGAAGTTTGTCCCCAACCTGCTCTCAACTTAAGTAAATTAATCGCTTTTACATTTTGCATAAAAGATTCATTGGTAATGTTCCAACCCAATGATAATGCAGGATAAGTATGCCACTTATTCCCCGGAGCCAATCTGGAAGATCCGTCCGCTCTTAATGTAGCAGTCAACATGTACTTATTGTCAAAAGTATACATTACCCTACCCATTGCCGATAACAATCCCCATTGTGCGTAACTCTGATTGTTAGGATCTACTGTTATGTCAGCCTGAGGAGATTGTCCTAAATTATAATACTGAAAGAAATCGGCAGGTACATTTCTTGCACTCATGTAGGTACCTATAGATCTGTTTCCTTCAGCTGAATAAAGACCAACTGCATTAATCTTATGTTTACCAAAAGTTCGGTCATAAGTTAATAAATTTTCCAATGCCCAGTGGTAAGTCTGGCTGTTTCCTCTTCCTGCAGACGATGATGTTGCCGGATTAAAACTGAAAACGCCTACGCCAGCATAATTTCCACTATTTGATGTCCGATAATCCAAACCTACATTTAGTCTGTATTTCAATCCGTTAATTGGCAGCGTTACTTCACCATACATGTTGTTGTATGAAGCAAAAGATTTGGTTTCATCAACATATTTCTGGCCTAATGCTTCAATATTTTGCCTTGAAAAAATCCAAATCTGATCTGCTCCTCCACCTGTAGTCATTGTTTTTTTAGGACTTCCGTCTGCATTATAAGGATTAGCAAGAGGAGAATAGCCTAAAATAGCACCTGGATTCAGACCATTAGCTTCAGATTTAGAATAGTTGGTATTGGTTGTGAAACCTACCCGAAAACGCTTTCCTAATTGTTGATCGACAGCCATTCTTAAAGCAAATCTCTCATAATTTTGTAAAGGTATGAGCGCATCCTGCTTGAAATAAGATAAACCTACACTGTAGTTACCGCCCTCAGTACCACCAGATACCCCGATATCGTGGCTGGTAATCATTGCCGGCTTATAATATAGGCTTTGCCAATCAGTATTTGTAGTTAAGCTCTCGTCACCATTAGTCTGGTACAGAGGTGTTGTAGAAGTCTGGCCAGCTGATGGCGCTGGTGTAGCATAATTACGAAGTTTTGCAAAAGCAGGGCCGTCCATCATTGGATATCTTGAGAATAAAGTCTGAACTCCATTGAAGGTATTATATGTAAATCTGGCTTTTTGCCCTTTTGACCCTCTGTTTGTTGTAACTAATATTACCCCGTTTGCACCTCTTGAACCATAGATTGCGGTTGCAGAAGCATCTTTAAGAATATCTATACTTTTAATATCGCTTGAACTGATATCTCCTAATGATCCGACGAATGGAATACCATCAAGAACAATAAGCGGATTATTATCCCCTGTTAATGATCGCGTTCCACGGATACGAATCTGTAAAGCAGCTCCAGGCTTAGTAGAATTCTGAGAGATATCCACCCCTGCCGCTCTTCCCTGCAATGCCTGCGTTATGTTGGCAGAAGGTACCTCACGAAGTGCATCCCCTTTTACAGAAGCTACGGATCCCGTTACAGCTTCTTTTTCTTTGGGTACCATATCCGATGACAACTACTTCCTCTATCTTTTTCTCCTTGGGCACCGTATCTTTTTTTACCTGAGCATACGCCATGCCGGCAGGTAATAAGGCCATGGCAAAAAAGAGGGCCGCCTTATTGGTTTTTGAAAAATAAAATCGGTTCATAATTATTATTTTTAAATATTAGGGTTGAAATAAAAAGGCTGGTAATAATTATAGTTTTTAATAATCCTTAGTGTTTAGCAGCCTTTTCATTTATTTTTAGATATACATGTTCACAATAGCTTCAAACAATTCCTGTTTTCCGCTTTTTGGCTGAGGTTCCCCAATTTCATGTGCGATTCTCTGAAGATCCTCTAAGGTAAGAGATCCTTCTTCAAATGCCTTTCCGTGCCCGTTGTCAAAAGAAGCATAGCGGTCTGTTCTTAATTTGTTATAATCCGAATTTTCAAGAATGTCGGCAGCAGCCAAAAGTCCTTTGGCAAATACATCCATTCCTGAAATATGAGAGATGAATAAATCTTCAGGATCGATAGAGTTTCTTCTGATTTTAGCGTCGAAGTTTACTCCTCCTTTTCCTAGACCTCCTGCCGGTAGCAACACCAACCATGCCTGAACCATTTCCAGATAATCTACCGGGAACTGATCGGTATCCCATCCGTTCTGGTAATCTCCTCTGTTCGCGTCGATGCTTCCTAGCATTCCTGCATCTACTGCTGCCTGAAGTTCGTGCTCGAAAGTATGCCCTGCCAGTGTAGCGTGGTTTACTTCGATATTTAATTTAAAATCTTTATCTAATCCGTAATGTCTTAAGAATCCGATCACCGTTTCAGAATCGTAATCATATTGGTGCTTGGTAGGCTCCATCGGCTTAGGCTCGATCAAGAAATTTCCCTGGAAACCTTGCTGACGGGCATAATCTCTGGACATTGTTAAGAAACGTGCCAAATGATCTTTCTCACGCTTCATATCCGTGTTCAAAAGACTCATGTATCCTTCTCTTCCACCCCAGAATACATAGTTTTCTCCTCCAAGTGCGATAGTTGCATCAATAGAGTTTTTCACCTGAGTTCCGGCACATGCCAATACATCAAAATTCGGGTTGGTAGAAGCTCCGTTCATGTATCTTTCGTGGGTGAAAACGTTTGCCGTTCCCCAAAGAAGCTTAATTCCCGTTTCTGCCTGCTTTTGCTTGGCATATTCTACAACCGCCTGAAGGTTCTTTTCATAATCTTTCCAGTTGTCTGCAGGATCTACCAAGTCGATGTCGTGGAAACAGTAGAAATTGAAGCCCATTTTAGACATAAATTCAAAACCTGCATCCAGTTTATGCATCGCTCTTGTAACAGCGTCGTTTCCGATATCCCAAGGATGGTGAATGGTTGCTCCACCGAATGGATCGCTACCGTTGGCACATAAGGTATGCCACCAAGCCATTGCAAAACGCGTCCAGTCTTTCATGGGTTTTCCCATCACGATTTTCTCTGCATCATAGTAACGGAACGCCATCGGATTTCTGCTTTCCTTCCCTTCAAACTTAATCTTTTCAATCCCGGTGAAATACTCTTTTGTACCTGTTAAAGTGTTCATATTGATCTTATTTATTTTTTAATTAATTTTAAAATTTTGCGTGAAAATCCCCTGCTCACTGATGGTAAAGGCTCAGCAAGTACAATGGAAATTTCCGTTGTAGCTCTTTAGATGATTTCGTTAAGATGATTTGTCCATCTCGTGTAGGCTTCTAAATATTGTTCGCGTTTTTCGTGTTCCGGTTCTATGACAGCGATTTTTTCAAGTGATGAAAATGCTTCTTTAGAATCTGCATAAAACCCGATTCCCATTCCTGCAGCCCGGGCAGCTCCTACTGCACCGTCGGTATCGTACAATTCGATCACCGCATTGCTGACACTGGCCAGCGACTGGCGGAAAATCGAACTTAAAAACATATTGGCATTTCCTGCACGGATCACCTGAATATCCATCCCGATGTTTCGCATGATGTTCATCCCATATTCGTAGGAAAACACAATTCCTTCCTGCGCGGCTCGCAGAATATCTCCCTTTGAATGAATATTAAAGTTGATCCCGTGGATCGAACAGCTGGTATCCTTGTTCTCCAACACCCTTTCCGCTCCGTTTCCGAAAGGGATGATGCTCAGTCCTTTGGAACCGATCGGCGAAAGCGAAGCCATATCGTTCATATCTCCGTAAGAAGAAAGTGAAGTGGCAAAATTATGCTTCAGCCATGAATTCAGAATCCCGGTTCCGTTGATGCAAAGCAAAACGCCTAATCTTGTCTGCTCCGGTGTATAATTTACGTGGGCAAAAGTATTTACTCTGGAAAGCTTATCGTAGTCCAATTCATCAAGTACCCCGTACACTACTCCTGAAGTCCCTGCCGTTGAAGCAATTTCTCCCGGATTGAAAACATTCAGTGATAACGCGTTATTCGGCTGGTCTCCTGCTCTGTAGGAAATTGGGGTTCCTTCTTTCAGACCTAATTCCTGAGCTGCAGCAGCAGAAACGGTGGCCTGAATACCGAATGTCGGTACGATTTCAGGAAAAAAGCTTTTCGGGATTCCGTAATAATTGATAACGTCTTCCGAAATGCAGTTGTTTTTGAAATCCCAGAAAATCCCTTCGGATAATCCTTCTATCGTGATACCGATCTGCCCGGAGAGTCTCATCGCAATATAGTCTCCCGGAAGCATGATCTTATCTATTTTTTCAAAAATCTCAGGTTCGTGTTCTTTTACCCATGCTAATTTGGATGCGGTAAAATTTCCCGGTGAATTCAGTAAGTGCGATAAGCATTTTTCTTCACCGATGGTTTTGAAAGCCTTTTCACCATATGGAACAGCGCGGCTGTCGCACCAGATGATCGAAGGTCTCAGCAGGTTCTGGTCTTTATCTACGAGAATCAGCCCGTGCATCTGCCAGGTGATCCCGATTCCTTTAATATCCTCCGCCTGTACGCCGGATTCGTGCATTACGGCTTCATGGGCAAGCTTAAGATTGGTCCACCAGTCCCCAGGATTCTGCTCTGCCCAGCCCGGGTGGATTGCAGTGATTTTCATTTCCTTTTTCGGGGAAAATTCTGAAGCAATCACTTTTCCGCTGGATGCCTCGATGAGACATACTTTCACAGAAGAACTGCCAATGTCATAGCCTAGTAAGTACATAGTATAAAGAAGGGTATTATTTTATTAGTTTAGTATTGTTTTTCTTAAAGACCTTGGCATCAAACTTATAATATCTGGCGGCACGGTGCGATACGTTCTTTTCGATCTCATCCAGGGGAACAATATAGTTGAAGGATGATATTTTTTTATGAAAATTTTTAATATCTATATATTTTTCGCTCAATGCGCTATATAGCTGGTACAGTTGCCTGATCGTAAATCTTTTCGGCAGAAGCTCGAAAATAATCGAGAAATCCGACTCGATCCACTTTCTGATCTCGATCAGCGATTCGCTGATGATCTTGTTGTGATCGAAAGGCAGTGAAGGAACCTGATCGATCGGAAACCAGTCTACCGTGCTGTATTTGGTACTGTTGATCTTATGATCGATTTTGCAGAGCGAAAGGTAAGCCACGGTGATAATCCTGTCGATGTGATGCTTATACTCCTCTCCCATCCAGTTGATATCCTTTTCATTGTTTGCCCTCATCGGGTCTGCAAAGCACTTAAATTGCTTCAATACCATTTTCCTGATCCCTGTAAGCTCGTGAAGAACTCTCTCTGCCGCGTCGTCTACATCTTCATCACTAAAAATAAGACTTCCCGGAAGCTTAATCTGCTTTTCCGCATCAAGATGTCTTTCTACGAGTAAAATATTCAGTCTGTTTTCATGGTCAAATCCAAAAACAACACAATCAACAGAAACATAAGTATGTATAAATTCAGGGCTCATTAAAGTGTTAACATTTATGTAACATGACAAATATAAAAATTCAGACGAATAAAAAAAATATTTTTATTGCTAACACTTAAATATCAGCAATTTACATATCGATTTTTTATGATAACAATTGTATATAAATAATGATAAGGTTATCATATAATTAACACTTACATTTATTGTAAGAGATCATTTTACAAGCATTTATGTTAAAAAAATACATTAAAAATTTCTTAAAATTTATGTTAAAATAATATGATAAGAATTGTTAAAAAATATTTTTAAAAAAATTATAAACAAGTGTAAAAAAAACACTTTTACAGCCTAAAAAGCATTAAAAAAACATTAATTTTTTTACCATTTTTGTAGGTGAGGTCGCCTAAAATTATAAAAAACGGAATTTGGGTAAATGATTGCAATCGCAGGATCCACTTTTACATTTATTCTATTTAATATCTACACCAGATAATAATGGAGGTGAAAAGTGGAGATAAATTATTGCAGATGATTTCTATCGCTCACATACAGCTATTTTCACAGTGATAAAAGGATCTTTAACAATACCTTGAAAAAATTAAACGTACAACTAGATATAGGAAAGATTATCAACAGCTGGATCACCAATTACACTATTAACATATAAAATAACAAACCCGAATCTAAAGACAGAATTTATGATTCACGTAACTTGCGGCATCTCTAAAATAATTTTAAAAGTTAAAATCTTATTAAAAAAATAAACCCACTGCAAAAGTGGGTTTAATGCGGTTAAAAAAATACAATTCGAGACAGTCGATTCTCTTCGTAAATCCGTATTTTGCCATTCTTTTTCCATGAAACCAGTCAAAGACAGCAACCATTCATCAGGTAAATAAAATAAGCTTATGACGTTAACCGAAATTTCTTACGAGGATGAGTTTGAAAGAGCCATCTCTCCGGCTCAGGCGGCTACCCTGGATAGGTACATCAAAGTATTTTCCGTAAACGGCATGGCCAAAAAAAAAGAAGAATACCGGAAAGGGGAACGAATCCATTTAATATATTACAGGGATCCTGATGACCCGGTTGAAGCGATCCTGGCAGACTACAAGTTGTTTCCGACCATCGAAATCCGCGAAAGGCACAGGGCGGGAAACTACATACGGGTCGATGACTTTGAGTATGCGGACGGAATTCTGTGGGCCAAGGGGATTTCGGTATTTGACCATAAGGGCAATGAAATTTACAGCAGTCCGATCGATGCCGTAACCAACCGGCATGATTATGACGAAACTAATAAATATTTCTATAACGACCACAATAAAAAATTATATGTTTTCTGGTACGGAACGAATGGCCAGTTCAGTTGTATGATGAGCTATAATCCCAATCATAACCCCTATTTAAACGAATTCAAGCAGGACTTCCGGCTGGAGGATCTTCCGGGCCTGCCCGATTTCAACTGGCCGGAAATGGAATATTATCACCATGCGGA from Chryseobacterium sp. SORGH_AS_0447 includes these protein-coding regions:
- a CDS encoding xylulokinase encodes the protein MYLLGYDIGSSSVKVCLIEASSGKVIASEFSPKKEMKITAIHPGWAEQNPGDWWTNLKLAHEAVMHESGVQAEDIKGIGITWQMHGLILVDKDQNLLRPSIIWCDSRAVPYGEKAFKTIGEEKCLSHLLNSPGNFTASKLAWVKEHEPEIFEKIDKIMLPGDYIAMRLSGQIGITIEGLSEGIFWDFKNNCISEDVINYYGIPKSFFPEIVPTFGIQATVSAAAAQELGLKEGTPISYRAGDQPNNALSLNVFNPGEIASTAGTSGVVYGVLDELDYDKLSRVNTFAHVNYTPEQTRLGVLLCINGTGILNSWLKHNFATSLSSYGDMNDMASLSPIGSKGLSIIPFGNGAERVLENKDTSCSIHGINFNIHSKGDILRAAQEGIVFSYEYGMNIMRNIGMDIQVIRAGNANMFLSSIFRQSLASVSNAVIELYDTDGAVGAARAAGMGIGFYADSKEAFSSLEKIAVIEPEHEKREQYLEAYTRWTNHLNEII
- a CDS encoding SusC/RagA family TonB-linked outer membrane protein, whose protein sequence is MVPKEKEAVTGSVASVKGDALREVPSANITQALQGRAAGVDISQNSTKPGAALQIRIRGTRSLTGDNNPLIVLDGIPFVGSLGDISSSDIKSIDILKDASATAIYGSRGANGVILVTTNRGSKGQKARFTYNTFNGVQTLFSRYPMMDGPAFAKLRNYATPAPSAGQTSTTPLYQTNGDESLTTNTDWQSLYYKPAMITSHDIGVSGGTEGGNYSVGLSYFKQDALIPLQNYERFALRMAVDQQLGKRFRVGFTTNTNYSKSEANGLNPGAILGYSPLANPYNADGSPKKTMTTGGGADQIWIFSRQNIEALGQKYVDETKSFASYNNMYGEVTLPINGLKYRLNVGLDYRTSNSGNYAGVGVFSFNPATSSSAGRGNSQTYHWALENLLTYDRTFGKHKINAVGLYSAEGNRSIGTYMSARNVPADFFQYYNLGQSPQADITVDPNNQSYAQWGLLSAMGRVMYTFDNKYMLTATLRADGSSRLAPGNKWHTYPALSLGWNITNESFMQNVKAINLLKLRAGWGQTSNQAVPEYSTLGRLTVTPYNFGNTNTTGVYVSQAPNASLGWEYSKTQNYGVDFGLFNNRLTGSVEYYKTHTFDLLTRKNLPISSGLSNVLENVAETENKGVEFSLNGIIVNNPEGFSWEAGVNFYTNKNRILSLASGATRDLNNLWFVGYNINALYDYKYIGLWQAGDAYQSILEPGSAADVVGSIKVLYTGGYNPDGTPMRAIGPDDMQVFNTAPKYQGGFNMRFSYKNFDLSTVGAFQHGGILVSTLYGSASYLNRLTGRGNNVDVDYWTEDNTDAYFPRPGRHLSGDNPKYSSTLAMFDASYVKLRTITLGYNFNKNLLDDLKISALRIYFTVTNPVVLFSPYHKFSGMDPEPNSTGDQNQAVNGYQPRQLVIGTNNPSTRNYLMGLNLTF
- a CDS encoding NUDIX domain-containing protein, whose product is MSPEFIHTYVSVDCVVFGFDHENRLNILLVERHLDAEKQIKLPGSLIFSDEDVDDAAERVLHELTGIRKMVLKQFKCFADPMRANNEKDINWMGEEYKHHIDRIITVAYLSLCKIDHKINSTKYSTVDWFPIDQVPSLPFDHNKIISESLIEIRKWIESDFSIIFELLPKRFTIRQLYQLYSALSEKYIDIKNFHKKISSFNYIVPLDEIEKNVSHRAARYYKFDAKVFKKNNTKLIK
- the xylA gene encoding xylose isomerase; this encodes MNTLTGTKEYFTGIEKIKFEGKESRNPMAFRYYDAEKIVMGKPMKDWTRFAMAWWHTLCANGSDPFGGATIHHPWDIGNDAVTRAMHKLDAGFEFMSKMGFNFYCFHDIDLVDPADNWKDYEKNLQAVVEYAKQKQAETGIKLLWGTANVFTHERYMNGASTNPNFDVLACAGTQVKNSIDATIALGGENYVFWGGREGYMSLLNTDMKREKDHLARFLTMSRDYARQQGFQGNFLIEPKPMEPTKHQYDYDSETVIGFLRHYGLDKDFKLNIEVNHATLAGHTFEHELQAAVDAGMLGSIDANRGDYQNGWDTDQFPVDYLEMVQAWLVLLPAGGLGKGGVNFDAKIRRNSIDPEDLFISHISGMDVFAKGLLAAADILENSDYNKLRTDRYASFDNGHGKAFEEGSLTLEDLQRIAHEIGEPQPKSGKQELFEAIVNMYI